In a genomic window of Verrucomicrobiota bacterium:
- a CDS encoding glycoside hydrolase family 16 protein has translation MKSLRSMLLTLLLAGPVALAVLADPVPSSGAGATPAGPRPVVAGLDDYRLTFNEEFDKPLSIAGGTGWDGRGITRWICHTPYSGDFGDAWFSGPADGKGPDGKLLSPFSVAGGILTITAWQDPSRQNHWRSGLLSSVDTEGRGFSQAMGYWECRMKCPSGPGVWPAFWLSSVGGIKKGPSAEIDILEAYGVDMTVAHQNVHLWNTAHGLGEGHSTKTADLSADWHVFSCLIDDARIHFYIDANEVWNTPVFPEAKLPLYVMVDLALGGGWPIDKTPSPSRLLVDYVRVYAPRTP, from the coding sequence ATGAAGTCGCTAAGATCCATGCTCCTGACTCTCCTCCTGGCCGGTCCGGTTGCGTTGGCCGTCCTGGCTGACCCGGTTCCTTCCTCCGGCGCCGGCGCTACACCGGCCGGCCCGCGTCCGGTGGTCGCGGGGCTGGACGACTACCGGCTTACTTTCAACGAAGAGTTTGACAAACCTTTGAGCATCGCGGGCGGAACCGGCTGGGACGGACGCGGCATCACCCGCTGGATCTGTCATACCCCCTACTCGGGCGATTTCGGCGATGCGTGGTTCAGCGGGCCGGCGGACGGCAAGGGACCGGACGGCAAGTTGCTGAGCCCTTTCTCGGTCGCGGGCGGAATCCTGACGATTACCGCCTGGCAGGATCCCTCCCGGCAAAACCACTGGCGCAGCGGCCTCCTTTCCAGCGTCGACACCGAAGGCCGGGGATTCTCACAGGCCATGGGTTACTGGGAATGCCGGATGAAATGCCCCAGCGGTCCGGGCGTGTGGCCGGCGTTTTGGTTGAGCAGCGTGGGCGGGATCAAAAAAGGTCCCTCCGCCGAGATCGACATCCTGGAAGCCTACGGGGTGGACATGACCGTCGCCCACCAGAACGTCCATCTTTGGAACACCGCCCACGGATTGGGCGAGGGCCATTCAACCAAAACGGCTGATTTAAGCGCCGACTGGCACGTCTTTTCCTGCCTGATCGACGATGCCCGTATTCATTTCTACATCGACGCGAACGAGGTCTGGAACACGCCGGTCTTCCCGGAGGCGAAGCTCCCCTTGTACGTCATGGTCGATTTGGCCTTGGGCGGTGGCTGGCCGATCGATAAAACGCCCAGCCCTTCCAGGCTCCTGGTCGATTACGTCCGCGTTTACGCCCCGCGCACCCCGTAA
- a CDS encoding aminopeptidase P family protein has protein sequence MNKAQHDAVKAAPFDTARLDALLDDEGVDVLVVTSKHNVQYLLGGYRFFFFEHMDAMGVSRYLPVVVYQKGRPDNTAYIGSELEDYEKELGKFWPRVIETAVSTSTGAAQSAIEYIKGLPGPVRKVGVEAPFLPWDAAQALRDGLSQCRIVDAGFPLERLRACKTQAELTQLREASERVVASMLAAFDGCAPGQTKTEVVDRLRREEVGRGLTFDYCLITAGTNLNRAPSGQRLEAGDIISLDSGGSYQGYLGDLCRMGILGEPDAELADLLGAVDEIQQRARRPIRRGATGSEIFAAVHELVDASPHRAYLDFMAHGIGLISHEAPRLIDNESYNGYDGARPLETGMVISIETTMKHPGRGFIKLEDTVAVTDTGCEGFGDQGRGWNRAG, from the coding sequence ATGAACAAAGCTCAACATGATGCGGTAAAGGCTGCGCCCTTTGACACGGCGCGACTCGACGCCTTGCTCGACGACGAGGGTGTCGACGTTCTCGTGGTGACCTCCAAGCACAACGTGCAATACCTGCTGGGTGGCTATCGCTTCTTTTTCTTCGAGCACATGGATGCCATGGGGGTAAGCCGCTATCTGCCGGTCGTGGTCTATCAGAAGGGCCGCCCTGACAACACGGCCTATATCGGCTCCGAGCTCGAGGATTACGAGAAGGAGCTCGGCAAATTCTGGCCTCGGGTGATCGAGACAGCCGTCAGCACCAGTACCGGCGCGGCTCAAAGCGCGATCGAGTACATCAAGGGTTTGCCCGGACCGGTTCGCAAGGTTGGCGTCGAGGCGCCATTCCTCCCCTGGGATGCGGCCCAGGCGCTCCGGGACGGGCTCAGCCAGTGCCGGATCGTCGACGCCGGGTTCCCGTTGGAACGGCTGCGCGCGTGCAAGACACAAGCCGAGCTCACGCAATTGCGCGAGGCGTCCGAACGCGTCGTGGCCTCGATGCTCGCGGCGTTTGACGGGTGCGCGCCTGGCCAGACGAAAACTGAGGTCGTCGACCGGTTACGGCGAGAGGAAGTCGGGCGGGGGCTGACCTTCGATTACTGCCTGATCACGGCCGGCACCAACCTCAACCGCGCGCCCTCCGGCCAGCGTCTCGAGGCCGGCGACATCATTTCACTTGATTCCGGGGGGAGCTATCAGGGTTACCTGGGGGATTTGTGCCGGATGGGCATTCTGGGCGAGCCTGACGCCGAACTGGCGGACCTTCTTGGTGCGGTTGACGAGATTCAACAGCGGGCACGCCGCCCGATTCGCCGGGGTGCGACGGGATCCGAGATCTTCGCGGCCGTCCACGAGTTGGTTGACGCCTCGCCTCACCGAGCCTACCTGGATTTCATGGCGCACGGCATTGGCCTGATCAGTCATGAAGCGCCGCGCTTGATCGACAATGAGTCTTACAACGGCTACGACGGGGCCCGGCCGTTGGAGACCGGCATGGTCATCTCCATCGAGACCACGATGAAGCATCCCGGACGCGGGTTCATCAAGCTCGAGGATACCGTCGCGGTTACCGACACGGGTTGTGAGGGGTTCGGCGATCAGGGGCGGGGCTGGAACCGGGCGGGGTAA
- a CDS encoding fructose-bisphosphatase class III: MELTDGEDVIRERELVSLHPLSREVPNVDAAVAEIARYSAELTLPQGTIHVISDVHGEDQKLRHVINNASGTLRPLVERLFEEHMTPERFREFLALIFYPAEVVGRLERTLQSVEERKAYAQRTLYELFTVVRVLAARRSLRHATRVFPAEYRELFTEILHAPSTDRHRDYVDAIVDALASHDRLLHLIHLTGRVIRNLAIDELVIAGDCWDRGPRGDRVVDYLMQQPKVALVWGNHDASWIGACLGHEALICQVLRISLRYRRLLQLEEGYGIPLAALDRLARTIYGDDPATSFAVKGIGLREAITVARMQKAAAVMQFKLEGQMIARHPEWGMEHRRLLHRIDHAAGTVELDGTAYPLKDAYLPTVDPADPYALSPEEQECMNRLRGSFLASDKLWEQIRWMAAHGHMHLVREGHLIFHGCVPVDEQGEFLPMTVAGCPYRGKALFESIEREIYRVMEHGPDTPESLDLFWYLWSGPQSPLFGKDRITTFERDFVADANTYHETKNPYFRLIHEVWFCEKVLAEFGVDPEAGMIVNGHVPVRLEKGESPLKKSGKAVTIDGAFSEAYGDHGFTLVLEPLRTFIATHHHFESVQAALEQGADIVPSRTVVREWDWPRRVAHGQRGRQLRLAINQLERLVEAYRNHELPQRFPG; this comes from the coding sequence ATGGAACTGACCGACGGTGAGGATGTGATTCGCGAGCGCGAATTGGTGAGCCTGCACCCATTGTCTCGCGAGGTGCCCAACGTGGACGCGGCCGTGGCTGAGATCGCGCGTTACTCGGCCGAATTGACCTTGCCTCAGGGCACCATTCACGTCATCAGCGACGTTCACGGCGAGGATCAGAAGCTGCGCCACGTCATCAACAATGCTTCGGGCACGCTGCGGCCCCTGGTCGAGCGGCTTTTCGAGGAACACATGACCCCGGAACGTTTCCGTGAATTTCTGGCGCTGATCTTTTACCCGGCTGAAGTCGTGGGCCGGCTCGAGCGCACCCTGCAGAGCGTCGAGGAACGCAAAGCGTACGCGCAACGCACGCTGTACGAGTTGTTTACCGTAGTACGGGTACTGGCGGCCCGGCGCAGCCTCCGGCACGCCACGCGCGTCTTTCCGGCTGAGTACCGGGAACTCTTTACCGAAATCCTGCATGCGCCTTCGACCGACCGCCATCGCGATTACGTCGACGCCATCGTCGACGCGCTGGCGAGTCACGACCGTCTGTTGCACCTGATTCACCTTACCGGCCGGGTGATCCGTAACCTGGCCATCGACGAGTTAGTCATCGCCGGGGATTGCTGGGACCGCGGGCCCCGGGGCGATCGGGTCGTCGATTACCTCATGCAGCAGCCTAAAGTTGCCCTGGTGTGGGGCAACCACGACGCGTCCTGGATCGGCGCGTGTCTGGGGCATGAAGCGCTTATCTGTCAGGTGTTGCGTATCTCCCTGCGTTACCGGCGATTGTTGCAGCTGGAGGAAGGTTACGGCATCCCGTTGGCGGCACTGGATCGCCTCGCCCGTACGATCTACGGGGATGACCCGGCGACGAGTTTCGCCGTCAAGGGTATCGGGTTGCGCGAAGCCATCACTGTGGCGCGAATGCAGAAGGCGGCCGCGGTGATGCAGTTCAAGCTTGAGGGCCAGATGATCGCGCGGCACCCCGAGTGGGGAATGGAGCACCGGCGGTTGTTGCACCGGATCGATCACGCCGCCGGCACCGTCGAGCTGGACGGGACCGCTTACCCGCTCAAGGACGCGTACCTGCCGACGGTCGACCCGGCAGACCCTTACGCGTTAAGCCCCGAGGAACAGGAATGCATGAACCGGCTGCGCGGGTCGTTTCTGGCGAGCGATAAGCTCTGGGAGCAGATCCGCTGGATGGCGGCGCACGGTCACATGCACCTGGTGCGCGAAGGTCACCTGATCTTCCACGGCTGCGTGCCGGTCGATGAACAGGGCGAATTTTTGCCGATGACGGTTGCCGGATGCCCCTACCGTGGGAAAGCGCTTTTCGAATCCATCGAGCGCGAGATTTACCGCGTGATGGAGCACGGGCCGGATACCCCGGAAAGTTTGGACCTGTTCTGGTACCTGTGGAGCGGGCCGCAGTCGCCGCTGTTCGGCAAGGATCGCATCACGACGTTCGAACGCGATTTCGTGGCCGATGCAAACACCTATCACGAAACCAAGAACCCGTATTTCCGCCTGATTCACGAAGTCTGGTTTTGCGAGAAAGTGCTGGCCGAGTTCGGCGTTGATCCCGAGGCGGGCATGATCGTCAACGGCCACGTGCCGGTGAGGCTCGAAAAGGGCGAGTCGCCCCTGAAAAAGAGCGGCAAGGCGGTGACCATCGACGGGGCGTTTTCCGAGGCCTACGGTGATCACGGGTTTACCCTGGTGCTGGAGCCGTTGCGGACCTTCATCGCCACGCACCACCATTTCGAATCGGTGCAGGCTGCTCTCGAGCAGGGGGCGGATATCGTTCCGAGCCGTACGGTGGTGCGGGAATGGGACTGGCCGCGGCGCGTGGCCCACGGCCAGCGCGGCCGGCAGCTTCGTCTGGCCATCAATCAACTTGAACGCCTCGTCGAAGCCTACCGTAACCACGAACTGCCCCAGCGGTTCCCCGGGTAA
- a CDS encoding lmo0937 family membrane protein, which produces MLWTIIVVLVVLWALGLIGHVGGALIHLLLVIAVIVLVVRLVQGRAP; this is translated from the coding sequence ATGCTTTGGACAATCATTGTTGTGTTGGTAGTGCTGTGGGCGCTGGGGTTGATCGGTCACGTGGGCGGCGCCCTGATTCACCTCTTGTTAGTCATCGCGGTGATCGTGCTGGTGGTGCGGCTGGTTCAAGGCCGCGCGCCTTGA